The nucleotide sequence CTGTTATTGGGGGAAATTTGAGTTTTCTTCTCTGATAGGTGTCTGCTCTTACATTGTTTCAAaagcatcctcatatatatgagtATGTGTTACTTAAGGTCCACGATATTCTGTGACATATGACATAAGGTTTGGGCACTATAAGATTACCATATTACACCTGGATCAGAGCACAATTCTAGTAACAGTGATGAAGAGTGCTgtcactgctgctgctgttcaaACTGCTACCAGAGGCAGAAATAGCTGCTGGCAGCTTCTCTGTGACTAAGACTTCAGTGAAAAGAGCAGAGCAAGAAGAAGCCCAACAGGAGAGGCTGAAGTGCATCCAGTCCTGCCCATATGAGCAGGCTGTGTCTTgaaatccccaccaccaccacttgtcTACTGGAaaaagcttgttctctgcctaccTGTCTGTGTCCCTCCCGTGGCCCAGGGCTGCAAAAGTGTACTTTGGGGTCTTTAAAGCCAATAAGgagaaataataaacaaaaggaaatccaatttccctttaaaaataaagtgaaaCCATTCAGGATGACAGATGTAGATGCAGGTATTTTTCCCAAATCGATGATAGGTGACAATGCGTCTGTCTTTCCATGTTCGCAGTTAAACCTGTGGAATGTATGAAATGTGgggatatttataattttaataaaattctaataattaaaattaaaatttcaagAAAGTTAAGTAGATTATATTCTAAATGTATAGCAcattgaaatttttttaaaatcaactgTCTTAAGTTGGCTGTGACATAAAAATGCAGGTGAAATGTATTGTGTGATAAATCTATAGAACTGAAAATAGTTGAAAACATCTATAGTATTCCAAGACAAAGGGAGAACAAAAGATGTCATATTATAAAATAAGAGTTAGTCAATTTGGATAAATGGTGAGGTGTAATTGGTTTTTTTCCGTACTTTTTCCCAGGGTAATATACTGGGAAGGAGAGAATGGAGAGATGGATTAATCAGACCACTGGAACTGACTTTATTCTCCTGGGGCTATTCCACCACATCCAAGTACCCACGCTTGTCTTTGCCCTCATCTTCCTGGTGTTCATCATGGCTCTTGTTGGCAATGTTGTGATGATGATTCTCATTTGGTTGGACTGTCGACTTCATACACCTATGTACTTTCTTCTGAGCCAACTTTCCTTCATGGACCTCATTTATAGCTCCACCTTTGTCCCCAAAATAGCCATTGACTTTCTGTCTGGAAGGAACACCATTTCTTTCATCGATTGTGGCATTCAGCTGTTCCTCTTCACGACTCTTGTGGGAGCAGAATATCTTCTCCTGGCTgtcatggcctatgaccgctatgtggctaTATGCCACCCACTCCGTTATGCAATTCTTATGCGCCCTGCAATTTGTGGCTCCCTGGTGGTTGGGACCTGGCTGGGTGCACTTCTTAATGCCTTGATACATGCCGTATACACTCTAAACCTTCCATACTGTGCCTCCAGGGAAATCCATCATTTCTTTTGTGAAATcccagctctgctgaaacttgtctgTGCCGACACCTCTCTCTATGAGCATAGTCTTTTTTTCAGTTGTGTTGTATTCCTTCTCATTCCAATATCAGCCATCATGGTCTCCTATGGACAGATCCTCTCAACTGTTTTGGGAATAGGATCCAATTTGGGGATGAAAAAGGCTTTGGCTACCTGTTCTTCCCATATGATTGTGGTGACTCTCTTCTATGGCACAGCCATCATGAAGTATTTTTTGCCTAAAGCCTATCATACTGCCGAGCAAGATGAAGCCATTTCTGTCTTCTACACAATCCTCACACCCATGCTTAATCCACTGATCTACAGTCTGCGCAACAAAGATGTAACTGGGGCCCTGAAGAAAGTCCTGGGAAGGTGAAACGCTATGATGAACTGCTGCCTTATGAGAATTAAATAGTAAAAGCTTGCCTTTCTAGCAGAAATAAACAATTGCAAGAAAACTCATACTACTGTAGAAATTGTCAAATAACTTCATATTTACTGTTTGCAAATTTCTAATGTGTAAATTTGTAATAGTACTGTGTCCTATTGAACGTAATATGAGAATAATCAATTTATTAAACAGAATGGTCTAAATCAAAAGACACTTAATCTGCAGGAGTTACAAATCAACATGAATGAAAAGTGTCTTCTTGTTTTTACACTAAAGTAAAAATGCATGTCCTTGTAAAACTAAATCCACTGAATTTGACATTAATTCGAATAGCAGTATTATAAGAACACAGGAAAAAGACATTTTCAATAAATACCCCATTGCAAATAATAATTAGCAATACATAATTAAGTAACAAATAAAGCTTAAGTGTCCCTATGTTAAAGTCTATATGTATTAGAATCTTTTCaatgcaatggaatattattaagattttaatttattttccccGTTGGGTCCAGCAACAAACATATTTCTTCCTGATTTCACACATTTATATTGGAAATGTTATTATGCCTTTTAACTAATGACTAGTAACAcaaatattattatttaaaaactaaTCTTTTCCTAATTACATATGGTAGTTTGGGCCTAATAAATGAAAGTAAGattgtaaatattttctttttgtcatcAGTCAAGTTCTTAATAAAAGTGTGCAAATATTTTTTTGTGTATTTATtgcatatatttgtgtgtgtttatataatgCAAATACACTGGGAAAAAGTAAAAATATGTTACTACTAGTGTCCAGTACATGGTTTTATTCCAAAAAGTACATGTTTAACATGTCTCTGTTTATTATATGACTGCCGACAAGTTCCCTAAATAATATACCTACCTTAACTGGTATTATCTTTCCCCAAAAAGTGTCTAATTAAACTAGTACTTTCAGAAGTGAACTGCTGGGTCAGTTAAATGCAAAAAAACAAAGTCAACTCAACAGGTTATGGTGACTATTTTTCTGGATTCTAAAACAGTAATCTTGATGGATTTTTCCATAGGTTATAAGACAATCTTGAGGGCTCTTTATGGAGAAGTTTTGAGAAAATTGAGAATTGTAATGGTAATAAAGAGCAGGAAAATTGGAATAAGATTTTTCCCTCCTTCATGTCTGCTCACCTcttgattcttcaagggtagcaaaggTTGTTCTATCAGAATTTTGTAGTGAAATCTTCCTCTATTCACCCAACTCTGATATTGCACACATAAGACTGTTTAGTTCCTCAAAGTCAAAGACTACTTTAAAGTAATATGATTAGTCCTTCGAGATTGTCAAAGCTGTTGTTTGGATGTGGTGTAAATAGAGGAGGATATAATTCTTTGGCGAAGGGTCAGGGAGTTGCAAACACAACCTTCAAAATTACAGAATGGATGAAAAATATCCTAAGAAAGAGAAGTTTCAAATTTTTTaataagtttctatgattttatagcaataattTCTTATTTATCCTTATGCCAGCCACTCTGGGTGTGCttagatatatacacacatattttagggtttcaaagagttcatggaaaaatggagataaatataatggaattttaccCTAACCTTCTTGAAggctatatatgcatgtgtatatatgtatgcatgtgtgtgtgtttgtatctattTGATATGGAATCAATTATCACCTGTGATAACTACATGTGAAAGATTAGTGTGCACAcccatcaagtcaccatggagaAAGACCTAGTGATATGCCTGAATAAGATTCATACCAAGAAGCTTTCCAGAAGAGTTCTACCCAGTAATACATATGGTCAGCATATTTTGGAATATAAGCAATATACAAAGCTTTATTATATCTCTGTATActacatatatttaaaatgtacataGCAATGTAATAATGTTATAAACCCATTTTTGATGTTTTGTGttttatggtagttatataagttCATGTCAACCTGAATATATAAAAGTATGGTATGCATTCATCTTTGGCTAGCCAAAGGTCACATGTGTCCATACATTTTATtcaattgttttctggaaagaatatgggaagttaacatttgattcttttctttggttgttgtctttggttactCCTGTCTGAAAGGATGAAAATGAATGTGAGTAAAAAATTCTGAGCTCAGGGGAAAAATGACTTCTTGAACTTCTCCCCTGAGACCATGTTGCTTagccaaaatggctgacagaaagcctggccatGGCCATGTTGCATAAGAATAGGTTAGTTTAGGtaaggattgaatttgactgttggtttaaaaaaaataattttattggggctcacgcCATTCTtacttacaatccatacatacattaattgagtaaaagcacccttatacatgtgctgccctcatcattatcaatgTTCGTCTTCCACTTAGGTACCTGGAataaatttattttccttttttcccctcccttctcttctcgctcccgcctccctcatgaacccttaataatttaaaaattattattttatcttatcttacactgcttggtgtctcccttcacccactttccagttgtccatccaccatggaggaggttatatgtagatccccgagatcggttccccctttgtgtccccctttccctcctggtatccccactctcaccattggtcctgaggggttcatctgtcctagataacttgtgtttccagatcccaactgtaccgctgtgtatcctctggtctaaccaggtttgcaaggtagaattttgatcatgatagttggggaggagaaagcatttaagaactagaggaaggttttgagtttcattgttgctacactgaatcctgagtgactcatctcctccccactacctctctgcaagggatgtccagttttctacagatgggcattgattccccatcatgcactccccacaTTCACAAGGGTATGATCCCCccaacctttggtgcttgaaacctggtcccttcggcccttcatgatcacacatgttggtgtgctgcttccatgtgagctttgttgcttctgtgctagatggc is from Tenrec ecaudatus isolate mTenEca1 chromosome 2, mTenEca1.hap1, whole genome shotgun sequence and encodes:
- the LOC142441233 gene encoding olfactory receptor 2T27-like translates to MERWINQTTGTDFILLGLFHHIQVPTLVFALIFLVFIMALVGNVVMMILIWLDCRLHTPMYFLLSQLSFMDLIYSSTFVPKIAIDFLSGRNTISFIDCGIQLFLFTTLVGAEYLLLAVMAYDRYVAICHPLRYAILMRPAICGSLVVGTWLGALLNALIHAVYTLNLPYCASREIHHFFCEIPALLKLVCADTSLYEHSLFFSCVVFLLIPISAIMVSYGQILSTVLGIGSNLGMKKALATCSSHMIVVTLFYGTAIMKYFLPKAYHTAEQDEAISVFYTILTPMLNPLIYSLRNKDVTGALKKVLGR